A genome region from Mycobacterium florentinum includes the following:
- a CDS encoding putative quinol monooxygenase: MIFIVVKFETKPDWSDRWPDLVASFTAATRAEAGNLWFEWSRSLENPAEYVLVEAFRDGDAGGVHVNSDHFKQAMQELPQALKSTPKIISQTIDATGWSEMGEMSVN; encoded by the coding sequence ATGATCTTCATCGTCGTCAAGTTCGAAACCAAGCCCGATTGGAGCGACCGCTGGCCGGACCTGGTTGCCTCGTTCACCGCGGCCACCCGCGCCGAAGCGGGCAACCTGTGGTTCGAGTGGTCGCGCAGCCTGGAGAACCCGGCGGAGTACGTCTTGGTCGAGGCGTTTCGCGACGGTGACGCCGGCGGCGTCCACGTCAACAGCGATCACTTCAAGCAGGCGATGCAGGAACTGCCGCAGGCGCTGAAGTCCACGCCCAAGATCATCAGTCAGACGATCGACGCGACCGGCTGGTCGGAAATGGGGGAGATGTCGGTCAACTAG
- a CDS encoding guanylate cyclase: MLTLDQALNETRTGDLWLFRGGSGPDRAIQTLTNSPVNHVGMTVAIDDLPPLIWHAELGDKLVGLWTGTNHRGVQLNDLHHAVLQWNERYHQRCWLRQLTPHPTREQEDKLLRVIARMDGTAFPTTARLTGRWFRGRLPTVYDWTRGIPFVDKKVRESTQRRKERQRMGLETAYCAETVAITYEEMGVLSTEKYSNYFDPGSFWSGDTLPLAPGYQLGNEIEVAVG; encoded by the coding sequence ATGCTCACCCTTGACCAGGCGCTGAACGAGACTCGGACGGGCGATCTTTGGCTTTTCCGCGGCGGTTCGGGACCCGACCGCGCGATACAGACCTTGACGAACAGTCCGGTGAACCACGTCGGTATGACCGTGGCCATCGACGACCTGCCGCCGCTGATCTGGCACGCCGAACTCGGCGACAAGCTGGTGGGCCTGTGGACCGGCACCAACCATCGTGGCGTGCAGCTCAACGATCTACACCATGCGGTCCTGCAGTGGAACGAGCGCTACCACCAGCGGTGCTGGCTGCGCCAGCTGACGCCGCATCCCACCCGTGAGCAGGAGGACAAACTGCTGCGGGTGATCGCGCGGATGGACGGCACCGCGTTTCCGACCACCGCACGCCTGACCGGACGATGGTTTCGTGGCCGGCTCCCGACCGTTTACGACTGGACCAGGGGAATCCCCTTCGTAGACAAAAAGGTTCGAGAGTCGACGCAGCGGCGCAAGGAACGCCAACGCATGGGCCTGGAAACGGCGTACTGCGCCGAGACGGTGGCAATCACGTACGAGGAAATGGGAGTGCTCAGCACCGAGAAGTATTCGAATTACTTTGACCCGGGCTCGTTCTGGAGTGGCGACACGCTTCCGCTGGCGCCCGGATATCAGCTCGGCAACGAAATCGAAGTCGCTGTCGGCTAG
- a CDS encoding carboxymuconolactone decarboxylase family protein has translation MTDARAQGLEVLREMLPGLVPDNATALRDDGVAGELLELGLDHVFGSLWTRTGLDRRSRSLVTLGALIALRATEELKAHFPIAVRNGLTIDEISEVIYHMTGYAGYPAAASARAVAREVLARS, from the coding sequence ATGACCGATGCGCGCGCTCAGGGACTGGAAGTGTTGCGGGAGATGCTGCCCGGCCTGGTCCCCGACAACGCCACCGCCCTGCGTGACGACGGCGTTGCCGGCGAACTGCTCGAGCTGGGCCTCGATCATGTCTTCGGATCGCTGTGGACGCGGACCGGATTGGACCGCCGCTCGCGCAGCCTGGTAACCCTGGGCGCGCTGATCGCGCTGCGGGCCACCGAGGAACTGAAGGCCCATTTCCCCATCGCGGTGCGCAACGGGCTGACCATCGACGAAATCAGCGAGGTCATCTACCACATGACCGGCTACGCGGGCTATCCGGCGGCCGCCAGTGCGCGCGCTGTCGCGCGTGAAGTGCTGGCGAGGTCATAA
- a CDS encoding SDR family oxidoreductase: MDTLRDKVAVITGAASGIGRAIAYTLADRGAHIVAVDRDDEGIQALADELGSRVLPRRADVSDPEAFEGIRDATLRRFARVDIVVNNVGVLTNGLPQDIPVTEWQRILDINLMSVVRSNAVFLPLLLEQGSGHLVNTASFAGLFTYSYDRMPYAATKAAIVQISEGLAIYLRPKNIGVTLLCPGPVLTNIAADVPTFGEGAPLRIPGEQFDLLDPATVGDLVADAILHNRFFVPTHPRVVEELRRRIEDWDGYIDYQISRKPL, from the coding sequence ATGGACACCCTTCGCGACAAGGTCGCCGTCATCACCGGAGCGGCCAGCGGTATCGGCCGCGCCATCGCCTACACCCTGGCCGATCGGGGCGCCCACATCGTGGCGGTCGATCGTGACGACGAAGGTATCCAGGCCCTCGCCGATGAACTGGGATCGCGGGTCTTACCGCGTCGCGCCGACGTGTCGGATCCCGAAGCATTCGAAGGTATTCGGGACGCGACGCTGCGGCGGTTCGCCCGGGTCGACATAGTGGTCAACAATGTCGGTGTTCTGACCAACGGCCTGCCACAAGACATTCCCGTCACGGAGTGGCAACGCATCCTCGACATCAACCTGATGTCGGTGGTCCGCAGCAACGCGGTGTTTCTGCCACTGCTGCTCGAACAGGGCAGCGGACATCTGGTCAACACCGCCTCGTTCGCCGGACTCTTCACCTACTCCTATGACCGAATGCCTTATGCGGCAACCAAAGCCGCCATCGTGCAGATCAGCGAGGGGCTGGCAATCTATTTGCGGCCCAAGAATATTGGCGTCACATTGCTGTGCCCAGGACCGGTGCTGACGAATATCGCGGCCGATGTGCCCACCTTCGGCGAGGGTGCGCCGCTGCGCATTCCCGGCGAGCAGTTCGACCTGCTGGACCCGGCAACCGTGGGCGATCTGGTCGCCGATGCGATCCTGCACAACCGATTCTTCGTGCCCACTCATCCCCGAGTGGTCGAGGAGTTGCGCCGTCGCATCGAGGACTGGGACGGCTACATCGACTACCAGATCTCCCGTAAACCCCTATGA
- a CDS encoding adenylate/guanylate cyclase domain-containing protein — translation MRDVGDALHIAVYVLTGVAVVEACALGVIWRLLVRSREEAEELRQRADARNRLISGGRGAVKTVWNTANVMLKEGFGAAVRSSIEDLADWAEVERPDLARVTPDGRVVILFSDIEESTALNERIGDRAWVRLISSHDKLVSELVKRRSGHVVKSQGDGFMIAFARAEQAVRCGIDLQYELRRDAKRKRHEEIRVRIGIHMGRSVRRGDDLFGRNVAMAARVAAQAVGGEILVSKPVRDALTDCDDICFDEGRDVELKGFSGTYRLFAVEFEPN, via the coding sequence ATGCGTGACGTGGGTGATGCACTGCATATCGCGGTCTACGTCCTGACCGGCGTCGCCGTGGTCGAAGCCTGCGCACTCGGTGTGATCTGGAGGTTGCTTGTTCGTAGCCGCGAGGAGGCCGAGGAGTTAAGGCAACGTGCGGACGCGCGCAATCGGCTGATATCCGGAGGCCGCGGGGCCGTCAAAACGGTGTGGAACACCGCCAACGTGATGCTCAAGGAGGGCTTCGGCGCCGCGGTGCGCAGCAGCATCGAAGACCTCGCCGACTGGGCCGAGGTCGAACGGCCCGACCTGGCCCGGGTGACGCCCGACGGCCGGGTGGTGATCCTGTTCTCCGACATCGAAGAGTCCACCGCGCTCAACGAGCGGATCGGCGACCGCGCCTGGGTCCGGCTGATCAGCTCGCACGACAAGCTGGTCTCCGAGCTGGTGAAGCGCCGGTCCGGCCACGTCGTCAAGAGCCAGGGCGACGGCTTCATGATCGCCTTCGCCCGGGCCGAACAGGCGGTGCGCTGTGGCATCGACCTGCAGTACGAACTGCGCCGCGACGCAAAACGCAAGCGGCACGAGGAGATTCGGGTGCGGATCGGCATTCACATGGGCCGCTCGGTACGCCGCGGCGACGACCTGTTCGGGCGCAACGTCGCGATGGCGGCGCGGGTCGCGGCCCAAGCCGTCGGCGGCGAGATCTTGGTGAGCAAACCGGTGCGAGACGCGCTCACCGATTGTGACGACATCTGTTTCGACGAGGGCCGCGACGTCGAGCTGAAGGGCTTTTCGGGTACCTATCGCCTGTTCGCGGTGGAGTTCGAACCGAACTAG